From the genome of Herpetosiphonaceae bacterium:
CGCCACCCTGAGGGTACCCGGTCTGGCTGAACGGATCGGGGATGAACTTCGTGGCGGTCAGGATCGGATCGTTGGCGTAGCCGCTCGCCAGGCACTCGCCGCCGATGTACAGCTCGCCGGGCACCAGCACCGGGCATGGATTGAGCTGCTGATCAAGGATATAGTACTGCGCGTTCTGGATCGGCCTGCCGTACGGAATGCTCGGCCACTGCGGATCGACCGCGCCGATCGGGTAGTAGTTCGACCAGATCGTGGCCTCAGTCGCGCCGCCGAGGCTGATCACCTGGGCATTGGTGAAGGTGCCCCGAATCTGATCCGGCAGCGTCACCGGAATCCAATCGCCGCTCAGAAAGACGAGGCGAAGCTGGGCCGTGCCCTCGGCGGGCGCGGACGCGAGAAACGGCCCAAGCTGGTTGAGCGCGGCGGGCGCGGAGTCCCAGAACGTAATCGGCTCGGTGCAGAGGATGTGCAGCAGCTTCTCAGGATCATGGAGCTCCTGGCTGGATGCGACGCGGATCGAGCCACCGGCAGCCAGCAGGCCGAAGACATCGTAGACCGAAAGATCGAAGCAGAGCGAGGTGACGAACAGCACCCGATCGCTGGGGCCGACGCCGAAGCTGTGATTGACCCACTCGATCAGATTGATCACCGGCTGATGCCGCACCATCACCCCTTTCGGCGTGCCGGTCGAGCCGGAGGTGAAAATAACGTAGGCCAGATCGTCGGGGCTGACCGCGACGGCTGGATTGCTCTGCGGCAGCGCGGCCAGCGCGGCGCGCGGCCAGAGGCGCAGGGCTTCCGGCGCGGGCGGCAGCGTCTCGGCAGGCTGATCGGTGTCGAGGCACAGCACATGCGCCAGGGTCGGAGCGTCGGGCTGCATGGCCGTGAGCGGTGGAAGCTGATCGGTCTGCGTGATGATGCAGCGCACCGCGAGATTGTTCACAATCCACTGCACGCGCGCCGTCGGAAAGCTGATCTCCAGCGGCACGTAGGTCGCGCCCGCCTTCAAAATACCCAGCAGCGCCGGAATCATCAGGTGCGAGCGCTCAAGCCAGACCGCGACCATGCTGCCGGGGCCGATGCCAAGCGCGATCAGGTGATGGGCGATTTGATTCGCCTGCTGATTCAGGTCGTGGTAGGTCAGGTGATGCGTACCACAGACGACGGCGGTGGCGTCGGGCGTGCGCTCGACCTGACGCTCGAACAGGTGATGCATACATGCTGTCCGGTCATACCCGGCGCGCGTATCGTTCCAGGCCGCAAGCATCTGCTCGCGCTCGGCCACGGGCAGCAGCGGCAGATCGCTCAGCCGCCGGTCGGGGTTGGCGACCGCCGCCGCGAGCAGTGTGTGAAAATGCGTCAGCAGGCGGGTGATGGTCGTGGCATCGAACAGGTCGGTGTTATACTCCAACATGCCCAGCAGCCGATCGCCGATCGCCTCGATATACAGCAGCAGGTCGAGCCGCGCAGTGCCCGCGTCGACGGTGAACGGTCGGGCGGTCAGGCCGCTAAACGTGGCTGCCGCGCTCTGGGCGTCGCCGCCGGTATGCTGGAGCACGAACATGACCTGATAAAGCGGGTTGCGGCTCGGATCGCGCTCAAGCTGAAGCGCCTCGATCACCATCTCGATCGGGACCTGCTGATGAGCATACGCGCCCAGCGCAACCTGACGTACCCGCCGCATGACCTCGCGGAACGTGGGATTGTCTCCAAGATCGGTGCGCATGACCACGGTATTCACGAAGCAGCCGATCATCGGCTCCAGCTCCGGCTGACCGCGCTGCGCAACGGGCGTGCCAACCGCGATCTGTCGCTGGCCGCTGTACCGGCTGAGCAGACATTGAAACGCCGCCAGCAGCGTCATGAACAGCGTCGCATCTTCCTGCTGGCTCAGGGCTTTGAGCGCATCGGCCAGCGACCGGGAAAGCTCGAAGTTCTGCCGCGCTCCGCGAAACGTCTGGGCCGGTGGTCGTGGGCGGGCGATAGGCAGGTCGAGCGGCGTGAGATCGCCCGTGCCAAGCTGCTGCTGCCAGTAGGCCAGATCGGCCTTGAAGCGCTCGCTCTGCAACCACTCGCGCTGCCAGAGCGCGTAGTCGGCGTACTGGATCGGCAGCGCGGGCAACTCCGGCGCGATGTCGGCGACATGCGCGTTGTAGAGCATGATCAGCTCGCGCATCATCAGCGCCTGCGAGCCGTCGAGCACGATATGATGGCTGGTGATCACCAGGACATGCTCGGTTTCGGCAAGGCGGATGAGCAGCGCGCGAAGCAGTACGTCACGGGCCAGATCGAAAGGCCGCCGCACCTCGGCGATGACGGCCTGCGACATCTGCGCCTTACGCTCGGCCTCAGGTAGCGTCTGGAGGTCGACGAGCGGCAGCGGCAGAGGCGCGACCGGCTGAATCACCTGCTGGGGCTGCCCATCGACGGTGACAAAGGTTGTGCGCAGGATCTCATGCCGACCCACCAGCTCGTTGAGGCTGCGCTCAAGCGCGGCGACGTTCAGCGAGCCGGTCAGGGCCAGCGCCAGGGGCATGTTATAGCTCGCGCTGCCCGGAGCGAGCTGATCGAGAAACCAGAGCCGCTGCTGGCTGAACGAGAGCGGGATCGGGCCTTCTGCGGCGCGGCGTGGAATAGTCGGCGCTTTGGCTACTCCGGCCAGCGCGCCGCGTTTGAGCTGAGCAAGCAGCGCTTGCCTTTCTGGCGAGAGCTGTGAGCGGCGGGTTGAGCGGTTATCTGCTGCGGACACGTAGTACCTCACACACGGTTATGCTTGATCGACGAGCGACGCGCTAGCCGCTAGAAGCTGAATCTCGTCCTCGGAGAGCGATGCCAGCTTCTCGACCAGCAGGTCCTCGACGACGTCGACCATCTGGGCGATCGTGGGAGCTTCAAAAATGGCGCTGAGGGTTAGCTCGACATGAAAGACCGAGCGCGTGCGGGCGATCAGCCGCGTAGCGAGCAGCGAGTGACCGCCGATGCTGAAGAAGTTGTCGTGGATGCCGACCTGCTCCAGTCCAAGGATCTCGGCCCAGATCTCGGCCATGATCTCTTCTTCGGGCGTGGATGGCGCGACGTAGGTTCGCGCCTGTTCGAGGCCGGGCGTTGTATCCGCCAGGAGCGCGCGGCGGTCGAGCTTGCCGTTGGGCGTCAGCGGCAGCGCGTCGAGCACGACCCAGCCTGTCGGCACCATATAGGCCGGCAAGCGCTCGCGGAGGAAAGAACCAAGACGCCCAGAGGGCACCCGGAACCGAGAACCCGCTTCGCCCTCGGCGTCCTGGTTCTCAACAATATACGCTACCAGCCGCTCATCGCCATCGTCCTGGCGCACGATCACCGCCGCCTCGCGCACGGCCTCATGCTGCATCAGTGTCGCCTCGATCTCGCCCAGCTCGATGCGATACCCCCGCAGCTTCACCTGATGGTCGTTTCGTCCCAGGAACTCGATCGTGCCGTCGGGCCGATAGCGCGCCAGGTCGCCGGTTTTGTACAGCCGCGCGCCACCCTGAGGGTACCCGGTCTGGCTGAAGGGATGCGGCACGAACTTCTCGGCGGTGAGTTCGGGGCGGCGCAAGTAGCCGCGTGATAGCCCGGCCCCGCCGATGAACAGATCGCCGGGCACGCCGATCGGCGTGGGCTGGAGCCGCGAGTCAAGCACATACACCTCGGTATTGGCGATCGGTCGTCCGATCGTGATCTGCTCGGCGTCGGGCCTGACCTCCGTCAGCGTCGACCAGATCGTGGTTTCGGTGGGGCCGTACATATTCCACAGGCTGGCATTGGCTGCGGATAATGTCGCAGCAAGATCGCGGGGTAGGGCCTCGCCGCCGCACAGGATCTTCAAGCACGGGCTGCCCCGCCAGCCACCGGCCAGCAGCAGCCGCCACGTCGCGGGCGTGGCCTGCATCACCGTCGCAGAGGAGCGCTCGATCTGCGCGGCTAGCTGCTGGCTGTCTGCGGCCTGCGCCTGATCGAGCAGCACCACGCGCGCGCCGGTGATCAGCGGCAGAAAGAGCTCCAATCCCGCAATATCGAATGACAGCGTTGTCACCGAGAGCAGCGTGTCCTGCGCGCTGAGGCCGGGCTGTGATTGCATCGTCGTGAGGAAGTTGACCACCGAGCGATGGCTGATCTGCACGCCCTTGGGTCGTCCGGTGGAGCCGGAGGTGTAGATTACATACGCCAGGTTGGCGGGATCGACCCGCGCTCTGACCGGCGCTGGATGCGCCTGGTTTTCGCGTACGATGCTCTCCCAATCGCGGCGGATGCAGACGACCTGCGCATTGTGCGCGGGTA
Proteins encoded in this window:
- a CDS encoding amino acid adenylation domain-containing protein, whose amino-acid sequence is MSAADNRSTRRSQLSPERQALLAQLKRGALAGVAKAPTIPRRAAEGPIPLSFSQQRLWFLDQLAPGSASYNMPLALALTGSLNVAALERSLNELVGRHEILRTTFVTVDGQPQQVIQPVAPLPLPLVDLQTLPEAERKAQMSQAVIAEVRRPFDLARDVLLRALLIRLAETEHVLVITSHHIVLDGSQALMMRELIMLYNAHVADIAPELPALPIQYADYALWQREWLQSERFKADLAYWQQQLGTGDLTPLDLPIARPRPPAQTFRGARQNFELSRSLADALKALSQQEDATLFMTLLAAFQCLLSRYSGQRQIAVGTPVAQRGQPELEPMIGCFVNTVVMRTDLGDNPTFREVMRRVRQVALGAYAHQQVPIEMVIEALQLERDPSRNPLYQVMFVLQHTGGDAQSAAATFSGLTARPFTVDAGTARLDLLLYIEAIGDRLLGMLEYNTDLFDATTITRLLTHFHTLLAAAVANPDRRLSDLPLLPVAEREQMLAAWNDTRAGYDRTACMHHLFERQVERTPDATAVVCGTHHLTYHDLNQQANQIAHHLIALGIGPGSMVAVWLERSHLMIPALLGILKAGATYVPLEISFPTARVQWIVNNLAVRCIITQTDQLPPLTAMQPDAPTLAHVLCLDTDQPAETLPPAPEALRLWPRAALAALPQSNPAVAVSPDDLAYVIFTSGSTGTPKGVMVRHQPVINLIEWVNHSFGVGPSDRVLFVTSLCFDLSVYDVFGLLAAGGSIRVASSQELHDPEKLLHILCTEPITFWDSAPAALNQLGPFLASAPAEGTAQLRLVFLSGDWIPVTLPDQIRGTFTNAQVISLGGATEATIWSNYYPIGAVDPQWPSIPYGRPIQNAQYYILDQQLNPCPVLVPGELYIGGECLASGYANDPILTATKFIPDPFSQTGYPQGGARLYRTGDQARFWADGVIEFLGRIDQQVKIRGFRIELGEIESVLSAHPAVQHCVVVAREDSPGDKRLVAYVGEQRNNGTKEQRGEIAELETRSSELRTYLKERLPEYMVPSAFVLLDSFPVTSNGKLDRKALPAPERDDLGATEALVAPRTPTEQLLAEIWTSVLRVQQIGIHDNFFMLGGDSILGIQIIARANQAGLRLAPGHLFQYQTIATLAAVAGTAAGTQTEQSTVSGQLPLTPIQHWFFDQQLPAPHHWNQAMLFQVPPDLDSALLARAVHHVLHHHDALRLRFTQTADGWQQVNAASVEDGWFSSIDLSSTPVVEHAAAIEATARELQASLDLADGPLIRAVHFFCGADTPGRLLLIIHHLAVDGVSWRILAEDLQASYRQVARAEAPTLPLKTTSFKQWAERLVQHAESAAVQSTLDYWLSLPWQHVQAMPLDFPHGENTEASAQTVVVRLSADETRTLLQQVPEAYRTQINEVLLTALARAVTGWSGSRSLLVHLEGHGREAIFDDLDVSRTVGWFTTIYPVLLELEATAPGPMLQAVKEQLRRIPQRGISYGLLRYLADPAITARLAALPQAEVSFNYLGQFDQASSPDTLLQRVGGAIGPLHAPQGRRSHMLEINGLVADGRLQFGWTYSAQLHRRETIEQLAQTFTATLQAMINGSQAPDAASYTPSDFPLANLSQQQLSAIAAKFNKRGRP